A window of the Salarias fasciatus chromosome 7, fSalaFa1.1, whole genome shotgun sequence genome harbors these coding sequences:
- the LOC115391850 gene encoding BTB/POZ domain-containing protein 10-like isoform X3 — protein sequence MSLYGAGGLGGPLGGGRERGAAEHRREQRRRSSDRSRDSSHERDGQLTPCIRNLTSPTRQHDRERGDGGSSSRSSSPRPPRVSLPYPHVGGASFAGPAPRCPGPLDMIYVYELSGKDPRCAGGGVVPRHGERVTLIVDNTRFVVDPAVFTAQPNTMLGRMFGSGRENNFTRPNEKGEFEVADGISSTVFRAILDYYKSGVIRCPDGVSIPELREACDYLCIAFNYSTIKCRDLSALMHELSNDGARCQFESYLEEMVLPLMVASAQSGERECHVVVLTDDDVVDWDEEYPPQMGEEYSQIIYSTKLYRFFKYIENRDVAKSVLKDRGLKKIRLGIEGYPTYKEKVKRRPGGRPEVIYNYVQRPFIRMSWEKEEGKSRHVDFQCVKSKSSTNLAAAAADIPQDQLVVLRPPGPQVDELDPGGGPAPGGGPAQDGPALSSQPQATYHYEPDPDTPSPSA from the exons ATGAGTCTTTACGGGGCCGGGGGTCTGGGCGGGCCCCTCGGGGGCGGGAGGGAGCGCGGAGCGGCGGAACACCGGCGGGAACAGCGGCGGCGCTCCAGCGACCGTTCCAGAGACTCCTCCCACGAGCGAGACGGACAGCTGACGCCCTGCATCCGGAACCTGACGTCCCCCACCAGGCAGCACG atcgTGAACGAGGTGACggaggctcctcctccaggtcctccagtcCCCGCCCTCCGCGGGTGTCGCTCCCTTACCCCCATGTGGGCGGAGCCTCGTTTGCAGGCCCCGCCCCTCGCTGCCCGGGCCCCCTGGACATGATCTACGTGTACGAGCTGAGCGGCAAGGATCCCCgctgcgccggcggcggcgttgTGCCGCGGCACGGCGAGAGGGTGACGCTCATCGTGGACAACACCCGCTTCGTGGTGGACCCGGCCGTCTTCACGGCGCAGCCCAACACCATGCTGGGGAG gatgtTCGGCTCCGGCCGGGAAAACAACTTCACCCGGCCCAACGAGAAGGGCGAGTTCGAGGTGGCGGACGGCATCAGCTCCACCGTCTTCAGAGCCATCCTG GATTACTACAAGAGTGGAGTAATCCGCTGTCCTGACGGAGTCTCCATCCCCGAGCTGAGGGAGGCATGTGACTACCTCTGCATCGCCTTCAACTACAGCACCATCAAGTGCAGAGACCTGA GCGCCCTGATGCACGAGCTGTCGAATGACGGCGCCCGGTGTCAGTTCGAGAGCTACCTGGAGGAGATGGTGCTCCCCCTGATGGTGGCGAGCGCCCAGAGCGGCGAGCGCGAGTGTCACGTGGTGGTGCTGACGGACGACGACGTGGTGGACTGGGACGAGGAGTACCCGCCTCAGATGGGGGAGGAGTACTCTCAGA TCATCTACAGCACCAAGCTCTACCGCTTCTTCAAGTACATCGAGAACCGAGACGTGGCCAAGTCTGTGCTGAAGGACCGGGGTCTGAAGAAGATCCGCCTCGGGATCGAAG GCTATCCCACCTATAAGGAGAAGGTGAAGCGGCGGCCCGGGGGTCGCCCGGAGGTCATCTACAACTACGTGCAGCGTCCGTTCATCCGGATGTCgtgggagaaggaggaggggaagagccGCCACGTGGACTTCCAGTGCGTCAAGTCCAAGTCCAGCACCAacctggcggcggcggcggccgacaTCCCCCAGGACCAGCTGGTGGTCCTGCGGCCGCCGGGGCCGCAGGTGGACGAGCTGGACCCCGGCGGGGGCCCGGCGCCCGGCGGGGGGCCGGCCCAAGACGGCCCCGCCCTCAGCAGCCAGCCTCAGGCCACGTACCACTATGAGCCGGACCCCGACACCCCGTCCCCGTCTGCGTGA
- the LOC115391850 gene encoding BTB/POZ domain-containing protein 10-like isoform X2 — protein sequence MTGDAEAGKPAPGGFCAAVLPQLAPCCFVFTWPSDTERSEQCGLDLGLQQQAGSMSLYGAGGLGGPLGGGRERGAAEHRREQRRRSSDRSRDSSHERDGQLTPCIRNLTSPTRQHDRERGDGGSSSRSSSPRPPRVSLPYPHVGGASFAGPAPRCPGPLDMIYVYELSGKPRHGERVTLIVDNTRFVVDPAVFTAQPNTMLGRMFGSGRENNFTRPNEKGEFEVADGISSTVFRAILDYYKSGVIRCPDGVSIPELREACDYLCIAFNYSTIKCRDLSALMHELSNDGARCQFESYLEEMVLPLMVASAQSGERECHVVVLTDDDVVDWDEEYPPQMGEEYSQIIYSTKLYRFFKYIENRDVAKSVLKDRGLKKIRLGIEGYPTYKEKVKRRPGGRPEVIYNYVQRPFIRMSWEKEEGKSRHVDFQCVKSKSSTNLAAAAADIPQDQLVVLRPPGPQVDELDPGGGPAPGGGPAQDGPALSSQPQATYHYEPDPDTPSPSA from the exons ATGACCGGGGATGCTGAAGCCGGGAAGCCCGCCCCGGGAGGCTTCTGCGCGGCGGTGCTCCCGCAGCTCGCGCCCTGCTGCTTCGTCTTCACCTGGCCGTCCGACACGGAGCG ctctgagcAGTGTGGTTTGGACCtgggcctccagcagcaggcgggCTCCATGAGTCTTTACGGGGCCGGGGGTCTGGGCGGGCCCCTCGGGGGCGGGAGGGAGCGCGGAGCGGCGGAACACCGGCGGGAACAGCGGCGGCGCTCCAGCGACCGTTCCAGAGACTCCTCCCACGAGCGAGACGGACAGCTGACGCCCTGCATCCGGAACCTGACGTCCCCCACCAGGCAGCACG atcgTGAACGAGGTGACggaggctcctcctccaggtcctccagtcCCCGCCCTCCGCGGGTGTCGCTCCCTTACCCCCATGTGGGCGGAGCCTCGTTTGCAGGCCCCGCCCCTCGCTGCCCGGGCCCCCTGGACATGATCTACGTGTACGAGCTGAGCGGCAA GCCGCGGCACGGCGAGAGGGTGACGCTCATCGTGGACAACACCCGCTTCGTGGTGGACCCGGCCGTCTTCACGGCGCAGCCCAACACCATGCTGGGGAG gatgtTCGGCTCCGGCCGGGAAAACAACTTCACCCGGCCCAACGAGAAGGGCGAGTTCGAGGTGGCGGACGGCATCAGCTCCACCGTCTTCAGAGCCATCCTG GATTACTACAAGAGTGGAGTAATCCGCTGTCCTGACGGAGTCTCCATCCCCGAGCTGAGGGAGGCATGTGACTACCTCTGCATCGCCTTCAACTACAGCACCATCAAGTGCAGAGACCTGA GCGCCCTGATGCACGAGCTGTCGAATGACGGCGCCCGGTGTCAGTTCGAGAGCTACCTGGAGGAGATGGTGCTCCCCCTGATGGTGGCGAGCGCCCAGAGCGGCGAGCGCGAGTGTCACGTGGTGGTGCTGACGGACGACGACGTGGTGGACTGGGACGAGGAGTACCCGCCTCAGATGGGGGAGGAGTACTCTCAGA TCATCTACAGCACCAAGCTCTACCGCTTCTTCAAGTACATCGAGAACCGAGACGTGGCCAAGTCTGTGCTGAAGGACCGGGGTCTGAAGAAGATCCGCCTCGGGATCGAAG GCTATCCCACCTATAAGGAGAAGGTGAAGCGGCGGCCCGGGGGTCGCCCGGAGGTCATCTACAACTACGTGCAGCGTCCGTTCATCCGGATGTCgtgggagaaggaggaggggaagagccGCCACGTGGACTTCCAGTGCGTCAAGTCCAAGTCCAGCACCAacctggcggcggcggcggccgacaTCCCCCAGGACCAGCTGGTGGTCCTGCGGCCGCCGGGGCCGCAGGTGGACGAGCTGGACCCCGGCGGGGGCCCGGCGCCCGGCGGGGGGCCGGCCCAAGACGGCCCCGCCCTCAGCAGCCAGCCTCAGGCCACGTACCACTATGAGCCGGACCCCGACACCCCGTCCCCGTCTGCGTGA
- the LOC115391850 gene encoding BTB/POZ domain-containing protein 10-like isoform X1, which translates to MTGDAEAGKPAPGGFCAAVLPQLAPCCFVFTWPSDTERSEQCGLDLGLQQQAGSMSLYGAGGLGGPLGGGRERGAAEHRREQRRRSSDRSRDSSHERDGQLTPCIRNLTSPTRQHDRERGDGGSSSRSSSPRPPRVSLPYPHVGGASFAGPAPRCPGPLDMIYVYELSGKDPRCAGGGVVPRHGERVTLIVDNTRFVVDPAVFTAQPNTMLGRMFGSGRENNFTRPNEKGEFEVADGISSTVFRAILDYYKSGVIRCPDGVSIPELREACDYLCIAFNYSTIKCRDLSALMHELSNDGARCQFESYLEEMVLPLMVASAQSGERECHVVVLTDDDVVDWDEEYPPQMGEEYSQIIYSTKLYRFFKYIENRDVAKSVLKDRGLKKIRLGIEGYPTYKEKVKRRPGGRPEVIYNYVQRPFIRMSWEKEEGKSRHVDFQCVKSKSSTNLAAAAADIPQDQLVVLRPPGPQVDELDPGGGPAPGGGPAQDGPALSSQPQATYHYEPDPDTPSPSA; encoded by the exons ATGACCGGGGATGCTGAAGCCGGGAAGCCCGCCCCGGGAGGCTTCTGCGCGGCGGTGCTCCCGCAGCTCGCGCCCTGCTGCTTCGTCTTCACCTGGCCGTCCGACACGGAGCG ctctgagcAGTGTGGTTTGGACCtgggcctccagcagcaggcgggCTCCATGAGTCTTTACGGGGCCGGGGGTCTGGGCGGGCCCCTCGGGGGCGGGAGGGAGCGCGGAGCGGCGGAACACCGGCGGGAACAGCGGCGGCGCTCCAGCGACCGTTCCAGAGACTCCTCCCACGAGCGAGACGGACAGCTGACGCCCTGCATCCGGAACCTGACGTCCCCCACCAGGCAGCACG atcgTGAACGAGGTGACggaggctcctcctccaggtcctccagtcCCCGCCCTCCGCGGGTGTCGCTCCCTTACCCCCATGTGGGCGGAGCCTCGTTTGCAGGCCCCGCCCCTCGCTGCCCGGGCCCCCTGGACATGATCTACGTGTACGAGCTGAGCGGCAAGGATCCCCgctgcgccggcggcggcgttgTGCCGCGGCACGGCGAGAGGGTGACGCTCATCGTGGACAACACCCGCTTCGTGGTGGACCCGGCCGTCTTCACGGCGCAGCCCAACACCATGCTGGGGAG gatgtTCGGCTCCGGCCGGGAAAACAACTTCACCCGGCCCAACGAGAAGGGCGAGTTCGAGGTGGCGGACGGCATCAGCTCCACCGTCTTCAGAGCCATCCTG GATTACTACAAGAGTGGAGTAATCCGCTGTCCTGACGGAGTCTCCATCCCCGAGCTGAGGGAGGCATGTGACTACCTCTGCATCGCCTTCAACTACAGCACCATCAAGTGCAGAGACCTGA GCGCCCTGATGCACGAGCTGTCGAATGACGGCGCCCGGTGTCAGTTCGAGAGCTACCTGGAGGAGATGGTGCTCCCCCTGATGGTGGCGAGCGCCCAGAGCGGCGAGCGCGAGTGTCACGTGGTGGTGCTGACGGACGACGACGTGGTGGACTGGGACGAGGAGTACCCGCCTCAGATGGGGGAGGAGTACTCTCAGA TCATCTACAGCACCAAGCTCTACCGCTTCTTCAAGTACATCGAGAACCGAGACGTGGCCAAGTCTGTGCTGAAGGACCGGGGTCTGAAGAAGATCCGCCTCGGGATCGAAG GCTATCCCACCTATAAGGAGAAGGTGAAGCGGCGGCCCGGGGGTCGCCCGGAGGTCATCTACAACTACGTGCAGCGTCCGTTCATCCGGATGTCgtgggagaaggaggaggggaagagccGCCACGTGGACTTCCAGTGCGTCAAGTCCAAGTCCAGCACCAacctggcggcggcggcggccgacaTCCCCCAGGACCAGCTGGTGGTCCTGCGGCCGCCGGGGCCGCAGGTGGACGAGCTGGACCCCGGCGGGGGCCCGGCGCCCGGCGGGGGGCCGGCCCAAGACGGCCCCGCCCTCAGCAGCCAGCCTCAGGCCACGTACCACTATGAGCCGGACCCCGACACCCCGTCCCCGTCTGCGTGA